DNA sequence from the Cohnella herbarum genome:
CCAGCCACCCCAATTTGCTGTAAATAACGTACAGCGGAATGATGATAATCTGGGGAGGAATCAGAAACGTCATGAAAATGAGCGCGAAAAAAACGGTTTTCCCCGGGAACTGAAGTCTCGCGAGCGCGTATCCCGTCAACGAGCAGACGAGAATCGAGATGAGCGACGGAACGACCGCCAGCGTCAGCGTATGGACGAGAGAGCTGGCGTAATGGAGACCCGCGTACGCATTGTCCAGATTCCCCCAGTCGACCTTCCTCGGAATCCATTGCACCGTCGGGTCGAGCAAGTCCGCCAGCGATTTCAGCATCGTCGAGATCATATAGAAGAGAGGCTGAAGGTACAGGTACGCAACGATCGATAGCAGGAAAATCAAGATCAGCTTGGCGACGAGCCCATCGTTCATGTGCTGACCGAGAAGCAGCAATTTGACCTTCTGGGCTTTCCGGTTTACGAGCGCGAGGCGCGCTCTTTGCGAATATTGCTTCACGATCATCGCCGTCTTCATGCCCACTCCTCCTTGTTCCGGCCCGTGCGGTTCAGAAACCACAGAATCAGCGCGATCATAACGACGATAAGCAGAAAATAGAACCAGGCGAGCGCGCTGGCGTAGCCATACCCCGTCGAGACGTTAAACATGTTGCGTCTGATCTGCTCCATGACCGGATTGAACGGGAAAGTAAATAAATCCACCATCGTATACAGCAGGTTCAAACCGATGAACGGCTTGATGCCGGGGAGCGTGATTTTCCAGAAGCTCGCCCACGGAGAGGCCCCGTCGATCCGGACCGCTTCGTAGATGGCCTTGGGAATCGTCTGGAATCCGGCGATGAAGATCAGGATCTGCACGCCGGAGGACCACAGAATGAGAATCATCATGCCCAGCAGCTGCGTCATCATTGCCGCCGTAGACGGACTGAAATTATCCTTGATATAACCGTCAACGCCGTACTGCGTCAGGAAAGGCACATTGCCTGCGCCCTGCTGGAACAGCTCCGTAAGCACCTGACCCGTCGAGAAGACGACCGGCAGGAAAAAAATCGCCCGGTAGACGAACCTCCCTTTGAATTTCTGATTCAGCATCAGCGAGACGAGCAGCGAGAAGACGATGATGATCGGGAGCATCAGGATCATTTGCTGGAAGAAGGTCAGGAGCTGGATCGGGTACTCGTTGTCCTTGAGCAGCGCGTCCTTGAAATTCTGCAGGCCGACGAAGCGATAAGCGAAAGAACCGGACCCGGTCAGATTCACTTTCTGGAAAGCCAAGTACAACGACCAGCCGATCGGAAACGCCATGAAGACGCAGAACCCGATCATCCAAGGCAGCATGAACAGATAAGCCTGCCCTCGACTTCTCCATCGGTACCGAATTTTGGCCTGTCGGCGCAAGCGGGCCGGATTCATCCTGCTCCTCCTTTCTCCACGCGGAAAGATTTGGCGTTATAATCGACGACGACCGTAATCCCGTTCGCATACTTCGTGGCGAAGATGCCTTCCGCGCGCTTGGCGTGCCCGATCATCGGCTGGTCGGAGATATCGGCCAAGCGGTTAAACTCCTCGTATTCCCGGACAAGCTTTTCCTTCCACTGCGAGAATCGGCTTGCGAACAATCCCCACGTTTTCGTGTCCATTAGCGTTCGGCTGCTCTCCGCCGTTAAGGTGAAGGCGGGAACCGCCCCGTATTCGATCGCTTTCAGAAATTCTTCCTCGTTATTGTCGCGCAGGTTCCCGTCGGTCATCGAATAAGCGATGCTGCCGTGAAGGACCATGGGATA
Encoded proteins:
- a CDS encoding carbohydrate ABC transporter permease, giving the protein MNPARLRRQAKIRYRWRSRGQAYLFMLPWMIGFCVFMAFPIGWSLYLAFQKVNLTGSGSFAYRFVGLQNFKDALLKDNEYPIQLLTFFQQMILMLPIIIVFSLLVSLMLNQKFKGRFVYRAIFFLPVVFSTGQVLTELFQQGAGNVPFLTQYGVDGYIKDNFSPSTAAMMTQLLGMMILILWSSGVQILIFIAGFQTIPKAIYEAVRIDGASPWASFWKITLPGIKPFIGLNLLYTMVDLFTFPFNPVMEQIRRNMFNVSTGYGYASALAWFYFLLIVVMIALILWFLNRTGRNKEEWA
- a CDS encoding carbohydrate ABC transporter permease, with product MKTAMIVKQYSQRARLALVNRKAQKVKLLLLGQHMNDGLVAKLILIFLLSIVAYLYLQPLFYMISTMLKSLADLLDPTVQWIPRKVDWGNLDNAYAGLHYASSLVHTLTLAVVPSLISILVCSLTGYALARLQFPGKTVFFALIFMTFLIPPQIIIIPLYVIYSKLGWLDTPLVFIVPALFGQGLKSALFILIFRQFFLSLPKALEEAAMLDGASLFRLFFRIILPLSVPACLVVFLFSFVWHWNEGYLSSMFLSHDFMPLSLRLSNLETEIFGQAPTMEMLAVNPVTEGTKMAGAFLIVFPPLLVYMIAQRWFVEGVERTGIVD